Proteins found in one Campylobacter concisus genomic segment:
- a CDS encoding cell surface protein, protein MTTSINGLNNTPIQETTIQKENAKMSKEQEKALIDKLMHKPLVEVLPKFIDIDESKEGWITDTINKIDTMLSKKYDFTIEQRRALIAKYPENMEELEISVLQGHMDWLLTYSVDGKPTISGLMVGLGTKEEETELENFMRSLPDDAMSSKKGSALLSRADLSIEEFKKLYREDVEKTTKEHKEFLAKLHKEEQEYNANFAKEQSEKKFKPMQVKKEYETYDINKDQKFLYARELLNFKEKRDIDVLELMQKIDKKQILNKMV, encoded by the coding sequence ATGACAACTAGCATAAACGGACTTAACAACACACCGATACAAGAAACAACTATCCAAAAAGAAAATGCAAAAATGTCAAAGGAGCAAGAAAAGGCTCTAATAGATAAACTAATGCACAAACCACTTGTAGAGGTATTGCCAAAATTTATTGATATAGATGAAAGTAAAGAGGGCTGGATAACGGATACTATAAACAAGATAGATACTATGCTTTCTAAGAAATATGATTTTACTATCGAGCAAAGACGTGCGCTGATAGCAAAATATCCAGAAAACATGGAAGAGCTTGAGATTAGTGTCTTACAAGGACACATGGACTGGTTACTTACCTACTCAGTAGATGGCAAGCCAACAATATCTGGACTGATGGTTGGTCTTGGCACAAAAGAAGAAGAAACAGAGTTAGAGAATTTTATGCGATCACTACCTGATGATGCGATGTCAAGTAAAAAAGGCTCTGCTCTACTTAGCCGAGCAGATCTAAGCATAGAAGAGTTTAAGAAGCTTTATAGAGAAGATGTAGAAAAAACTACAAAAGAGCATAAAGAATTTCTAGCCAAACTACACAAAGAAGAGCAAGAATACAATGCAAATTTCGCCAAAGAGCAAAGCGAAAAGAAATTTAAACCTATGCAGGTTAAAAAGGAATACGAGACTTATGATATAAATAAGGATCAAAAATTTCTCTATGCAAGAGAGCTTTTAAATTTCAAAGAAAAAAGAGACATAGACGTCTTAGAGCTTATGCAAAAGATAGACAAGAAGCAAATTTTAAATAAGATGGTTTGA
- a CDS encoding Cj0814 family flagellar-dependent secreted protein yields MINALGSYPLNLEQNIKVSTKVATNQTSSEVLGYKVDKDGYFTDEFNKQAGIPSDYKIHSSTLESLVNVAEGTSFFSRTFKSIDIAKTAGNAYKILSQVVGEDTLNSKDSFSLDEIRNFPQGFSYNRQSMQVTKIHNSIHEFGSAAADFNGKESNKQMISTLFFNPSFNGGDGRQPLKPTTDIFNNNNGGKESVGSGVFIDPHGERYTNKDGSITKGGLLAAVLNSNLDVKEGETTVFGKKQGFDKSVDSKEFSRAFELFELMGEMKFGANFNKASDSDLAGMPEYMQEYVKYKRDLVYVDLTTGFVGKYSDEEDELSFKKMMEHNLKMLKLLFGEIDKDGKKSKDFMGSFLKFSMPPLNLVKELNENPAGKYLVDMLGVKRDVDIKA; encoded by the coding sequence ATGATAAACGCACTTGGTAGCTACCCCTTGAATTTAGAGCAGAACATAAAGGTATCAACCAAAGTTGCCACCAACCAAACAAGCTCAGAGGTTTTAGGCTACAAGGTAGATAAAGATGGCTACTTTACAGATGAGTTTAATAAGCAAGCTGGCATCCCAAGTGATTATAAAATTCACTCAAGCACACTAGAGTCGTTAGTAAATGTTGCAGAAGGAACTTCATTTTTTAGTCGAACCTTTAAAAGCATAGATATAGCAAAAACTGCTGGCAATGCCTACAAAATCCTCTCACAAGTAGTCGGCGAAGATACATTAAATTCAAAAGATAGCTTTAGCTTAGATGAGATAAGAAATTTCCCACAAGGCTTTTCTTATAACCGCCAAAGTATGCAAGTAACCAAAATCCATAACTCCATTCATGAATTTGGCTCGGCTGCGGCTGATTTTAACGGCAAAGAGTCAAATAAGCAGATGATAAGCACGCTCTTTTTCAATCCAAGCTTTAATGGCGGAGATGGCAGGCAGCCACTAAAGCCAACAACAGATATCTTTAACAACAACAATGGTGGCAAGGAGAGTGTGGGAAGTGGTGTTTTTATCGATCCACACGGCGAAAGATACACAAATAAAGATGGCTCTATAACTAAAGGCGGACTTTTAGCAGCTGTTCTAAATAGCAACCTTGACGTCAAAGAAGGTGAAACCACCGTTTTTGGAAAGAAGCAAGGCTTTGATAAGAGCGTAGATAGCAAAGAATTTAGTAGGGCATTTGAGCTATTTGAGCTTATGGGTGAGATGAAATTTGGAGCAAATTTCAACAAAGCAAGCGACTCTGATCTAGCTGGTATGCCTGAGTATATGCAAGAGTATGTTAAGTATAAAAGAGACCTTGTCTATGTAGATCTAACGACTGGGTTTGTCGGTAAGTATTCAGATGAAGAAGACGAACTCTCATTTAAAAAGATGATGGAGCATAATCTCAAAATGCTAAAGCTACTCTTTGGTGAGATAGATAAGGACGGCAAAAAGAGCAAAGACTTTATGGGTAGCTTTTTGAAATTTAGCATGCCACCTTTAAATTTAGTAAAAGAGCTAAATGAAAACCCAGCTGGAAAATACCTAGTAGATATGCTTGGTGTAAAAAGAGATGTTGATATAAAGGCGTAA
- a CDS encoding recombinase zinc beta ribbon domain-containing protein has product MYVHRTSNYKNIPYYTCSAYTKVPCGTLCPSTHRIKAEAVLNLIQETLKDIKKYLDEDHEAFIRSI; this is encoded by the coding sequence ATGTATGTTCATAGAACAAGTAATTACAAAAATATTCCCTACTACACTTGCAGTGCTTACACGAAAGTACCCTGTGGAACGCTTTGTCCATCTACTCACAGGATAAAAGCGGAAGCAGTCTTAAACCTTATACAGGAAACCTTAAAAGACATTAAAAAATATCTTGATGAAGATCACGAAGCCTTTATCCGTTCCATTTAA
- a CDS encoding response regulator — protein MMVTQNLQPIKIDLPKNMIHSRLLLGVDRVQTLDNTNLKSELKDIATKLISNSTYSIIQSASTSGVKSDYSKTDIGLNQAFSYRDIERRNWSKEDFENKYLFGQDASALRKVDQTSTYFSSINSKTPIKPIAAADTKFTNLNDYAYEKTIKTSLGDVEVFLDLYDDNDKLGIGKLDANGFLFNFDSNKDGVINSGDKYFDKLKVRGYDKDGNEKIFKLSEVVSEINLNDFIKKDIRNLSHEAMDFASKNTVDYRVSLNNSNPYTLFSAEYRYQKIGKEETNKFFKDHADQDGWVDLRDNKIFNEESGLNNFAYEKVGFDGKKRLSEFNPIIKPTGSKQDESFSYAGYQKDSFMKFYNDYQKESSAHSKDVEWISKNLKENDVEDADDLISKLKTTKSSYMIAMQSEFEKATGLEFSLENLERVKHAFESDTSKAAAALKDTDSVIAMKLNKNGTITLKFDSGRELEVKEIYNDTGKLISKDDKDSKRASINLDAKSMNDVELNRLDFKEIGIKQDDKISSLKELGAKLVKNLSDKFTSKFLIGLENGKSITTKEIYNITYLENDLKFKELSSKDRLYKKVDTRV, from the coding sequence ATGATGGTAACACAAAATTTACAACCCATAAAAATAGATTTGCCAAAAAACATGATCCACTCAAGGCTACTTCTTGGTGTAGATAGAGTGCAAACTTTAGACAACACAAATTTAAAGTCTGAGCTTAAAGACATCGCTACTAAGCTTATCTCAAATAGCACTTACTCTATCATCCAAAGCGCCAGCACCAGTGGCGTGAAGTCAGACTACTCTAAAACAGATATTGGGCTAAATCAAGCTTTTTCTTATAGAGACATCGAGAGGAGAAACTGGAGCAAAGAAGACTTTGAGAACAAGTATCTATTTGGACAAGATGCCTCAGCGCTAAGGAAAGTGGATCAAACTAGCACCTATTTTTCATCTATAAATTCAAAAACTCCCATTAAGCCCATTGCGGCAGCAGATACTAAATTTACAAATTTAAATGACTATGCCTATGAAAAAACGATAAAAACCTCACTGGGTGACGTGGAGGTCTTTTTGGATCTTTATGACGATAATGACAAACTAGGCATAGGCAAACTAGATGCAAATGGATTTTTATTTAACTTTGATAGCAACAAGGACGGAGTGATAAATTCTGGTGATAAATACTTTGATAAGCTAAAGGTTAGAGGCTACGACAAAGACGGAAATGAGAAAATTTTCAAACTAAGCGAAGTTGTAAGCGAGATAAACCTTAACGACTTTATTAAAAAAGATATTAGAAATTTAAGCCATGAGGCTATGGACTTTGCTAGCAAGAACACAGTTGATTACAGAGTTAGTTTAAATAACTCAAACCCTTATACTCTATTTTCAGCCGAGTATCGCTACCAAAAGATAGGCAAAGAAGAGACTAATAAATTTTTTAAAGACCATGCAGACCAAGACGGCTGGGTAGATCTTAGGGATAATAAGATATTCAACGAAGAGAGCGGCTTAAACAATTTTGCCTATGAAAAAGTTGGCTTTGACGGAAAGAAAAGGCTTAGCGAGTTTAACCCTATCATAAAACCTACTGGGTCTAAACAAGATGAGAGTTTTTCATACGCAGGCTATCAAAAAGATAGCTTTATGAAATTTTATAACGACTACCAAAAAGAGTCTAGCGCTCACAGCAAAGATGTAGAGTGGATAAGCAAAAATTTAAAAGAAAATGATGTAGAAGACGCAGATGATCTCATCTCAAAGCTAAAAACCACAAAGTCATCTTATATGATCGCTATGCAGAGTGAGTTTGAAAAAGCGACTGGGCTTGAGTTTAGCCTAGAAAATTTAGAAAGAGTAAAGCATGCTTTTGAGAGTGATACGAGCAAGGCAGCAGCTGCTCTAAAGGACACAGACAGCGTAATAGCTATGAAGCTAAACAAAAATGGCACGATTACGCTTAAATTTGATAGTGGAAGAGAGCTAGAGGTAAAAGAAATTTATAACGACACTGGCAAGCTAATAAGCAAAGATGACAAAGACAGCAAAAGAGCAAGTATAAATTTAGATGCTAAGAGCATGAATGATGTAGAGCTAAATAGACTTGACTTTAAAGAGATAGGCATAAAGCAAGATGATAAGATATCTAGCCTAAAAGAGCTTGGGGCAAAGCTAGTTAAAAACCTCTCTGATAAATTTACAAGTAAATTTCTAATCGGACTTGAAAATGGCAAAAGTATCACCACCAAAGAAATTTACAACATCACCTACCTTGAAAATGACCTAAAATTTAAAGAACTATCTAGCAAAGATAGGCTTTACAAAAAGGTAGATACAAGAGTTTAG
- a CDS encoding Cj0814 family flagellar-dependent secreted protein, with amino-acid sequence MFSLILLLQEPAKFTYTIPSQNSLISLNFSDLQAYGYTVDKAGFMGADFNKAAGLPHDFKIHKSTLDELSRFAERNHVVNRIKSKDEQIKIFDNIDMADTIKHYYRLFDQMTSSTLGDDKKSYTIADIGKPPKGYSTKGTHYDAKGHLLKDLSNSTISNIYSSADELNSAKTLSKELSSAGVRLIVKEVDFTMSEAGDEFSFNPDMSVYQADEGYSKEALFMGFLHSSRPLPSDSAKTKLSSAALNDISSTGEHKEYFVDFEKVGKDSESIKALIKERLKELTLLMYARSKNTSTESVTSNEYEKFKPTGEDINSLANSWSERISAISKTFV; translated from the coding sequence GTGTTCTCCTTAATTCTATTACTCCAAGAGCCAGCTAAATTTACTTATACTATTCCCTCTCAAAACAGCCTCATCTCTTTAAATTTCAGTGATCTTCAAGCTTACGGCTACACAGTAGATAAAGCAGGTTTTATGGGAGCTGACTTTAACAAAGCAGCAGGCTTGCCACATGACTTTAAAATCCATAAAAGTACGCTTGATGAGCTTAGTCGATTTGCCGAGCGCAACCATGTGGTAAACCGTATCAAGAGCAAGGACGAGCAGATAAAGATCTTTGATAACATCGATATGGCCGATACTATAAAGCACTACTACAGACTATTTGATCAAATGACGTCTAGCACTTTAGGCGATGATAAAAAGAGCTACACCATTGCAGATATAGGCAAACCACCAAAAGGTTACAGCACAAAAGGCACTCACTATGATGCCAAAGGACATTTGCTAAAAGATCTATCAAACTCTACTATCTCAAACATCTACTCTAGCGCCGATGAGCTAAATAGCGCCAAAACTCTTAGCAAAGAGCTTTCAAGTGCAGGTGTTAGGCTCATAGTAAAAGAGGTTGATTTTACGATGAGCGAAGCAGGTGATGAGTTTAGTTTTAACCCTGATATGTCGGTATATCAAGCAGATGAAGGCTACAGCAAAGAAGCTCTTTTTATGGGATTTTTGCACAGCTCTAGACCGCTACCAAGTGATAGTGCAAAGACTAAGCTAAGCAGCGCTGCCTTAAATGATATCTCAAGCACTGGAGAGCATAAAGAGTACTTTGTGGATTTTGAAAAAGTGGGTAAGGATAGTGAGAGCATAAAAGCGCTCATAAAAGAAAGACTTAAAGAGCTAACTCTTTTAATGTATGCAAGATCAAAGAACACTAGTACAGAAAGTGTCACTTCAAACGAATATGAGAAATTTAAGCCAACTGGCGAGGATATAAATTCTCTAGCAAATTCTTGGAGTGAGAGGATAAGCGCTATCAGCAAGACTTTTGTGTAG
- a CDS encoding tyrosine-type recombinase/integrase: protein MQYLVKRNGIYYFRVAIPLYLRPYFGNKTEYITSFLTKRFDTAKNRAKIYSIIFNAIKKAWKMNLSSELIEHLVLMLLKAKEAKSIKEHDMLGRYINLDGLLSLNLFLKQSLKEDSLPSVISKEVDDICKKLSCADPQTKKLLGKRVLEATIDNINHISYKMCKTQKLLNDKQQTFVPLGKKHNSANLDDNTKDEIAKGVKESNLDSYQDDIETLKRQDLVLPFTKKSLKHSVCELRDSINELAKQKGALTQNDILRIFGCELSPDGDNELSDDLKFRYGNLNDPSFGGQVKLYKADKYEDKGIVLSDIEAKDLAIDDTSDASGMTFNEAINFFQKLFSNRAKSLRYKLDSSTKNESKANLVTLKSAFENYVSNTSISNNWSDSTFGLVRHVGRLMSMKFGDGLDIKKIKRDDLLNFRNILLQLPTKLSQNSLYKDKSLDEIIALAKDKPKISKSTIKKYIVRVSEFFKYCYDSDYIDKNPAVDLQISINQDDVTNKNPYEDSDVNALLDIVSKIRSSGDTKSQRISKDELFFVTHIAAYSGMRLNEIIQLNTDDIVEKYNIVCFSLNTKVDVKTGKSKTLKTRNSARIVPIHSKLSSIGLFEFIESKKKLARKCGKVVRLFNCDNKDFSEYFRKKINTKVIKDDDKTRTFHSFRHTFINKLIQSGQRVEHIAALVGHEQQYKITMNTYGEPVTPKILKDLVEEVNFNQGGEG from the coding sequence ATGCAATATCTAGTCAAACGAAACGGCATATACTACTTTAGAGTAGCCATTCCACTATATTTGAGACCTTATTTTGGTAATAAAACCGAATACATAACCTCCTTCCTCACAAAACGCTTTGATACAGCAAAAAATCGTGCTAAGATCTACTCTATAATTTTTAACGCGATCAAAAAGGCATGGAAGATGAATTTGAGCAGCGAACTTATAGAGCACTTGGTGCTTATGCTTTTAAAAGCCAAGGAGGCCAAAAGTATCAAAGAGCATGATATGCTTGGCAGATATATAAATTTAGATGGACTACTATCACTAAATTTGTTTTTAAAACAGAGTTTAAAAGAAGATAGCTTGCCTAGTGTCATATCAAAAGAGGTTGATGATATCTGCAAAAAGCTATCTTGCGCCGATCCTCAAACCAAAAAGCTTCTTGGTAAAAGAGTGCTTGAGGCAACGATAGATAACATAAATCACATATCATATAAGATGTGCAAAACCCAAAAGTTATTAAATGATAAGCAACAGACATTTGTACCACTTGGTAAAAAGCACAATAGTGCAAATTTAGATGATAATACTAAAGACGAGATAGCAAAAGGCGTTAAAGAGAGTAACTTAGATAGCTATCAAGACGACATAGAGACTTTAAAAAGGCAGGATTTGGTGCTACCTTTTACTAAAAAGTCTTTAAAGCACTCTGTTTGCGAGTTAAGAGATTCTATAAATGAGCTAGCTAAACAAAAAGGCGCACTCACACAAAACGATATCCTAAGAATATTTGGTTGTGAGTTATCACCAGATGGAGATAATGAGCTAAGTGATGATCTAAAATTTAGATATGGAAATTTAAATGATCCTAGCTTTGGTGGTCAGGTGAAGCTATATAAGGCAGATAAATATGAAGATAAGGGCATAGTTTTAAGCGACATTGAGGCTAAAGATCTTGCAATAGATGATACAAGTGATGCTAGTGGCATGACTTTCAATGAAGCTATAAATTTCTTTCAAAAGCTCTTCTCAAATAGAGCTAAAAGTCTTAGATACAAACTAGACTCTTCTACTAAAAATGAGAGTAAAGCTAACTTGGTCACGCTAAAGAGTGCTTTTGAAAACTATGTATCAAACACGAGTATTTCAAACAACTGGAGTGATAGCACGTTTGGTCTTGTTAGACATGTAGGACGGCTAATGTCTATGAAATTTGGTGATGGGCTAGACATCAAAAAGATAAAAAGAGATGACTTGCTAAATTTTAGGAATATCTTGCTACAACTACCAACCAAACTCTCTCAAAATAGTCTCTATAAAGATAAAAGCTTAGATGAGATCATAGCTTTAGCAAAAGATAAACCAAAAATTTCTAAATCAACCATCAAGAAGTATATTGTTAGAGTTAGTGAGTTTTTTAAATACTGCTACGATAGCGACTATATAGATAAGAACCCAGCGGTGGATCTACAAATAAGTATAAACCAAGATGATGTTACAAATAAAAACCCTTATGAAGATAGTGACGTAAACGCACTTTTGGATATTGTTAGTAAGATTAGATCAAGTGGTGATACTAAAAGTCAAAGAATTAGCAAAGATGAGCTATTTTTCGTTACTCATATAGCAGCCTACTCTGGCATGAGACTAAATGAGATAATTCAGCTAAACACAGATGACATAGTTGAAAAATATAACATAGTATGCTTTAGTTTAAATACAAAAGTAGATGTAAAAACAGGCAAGAGTAAGACTTTAAAGACCAGAAACTCTGCTAGGATTGTTCCTATCCATTCTAAGCTAAGTAGTATTGGGCTGTTTGAATTTATAGAGAGTAAAAAGAAGCTAGCTAGGAAATGTGGCAAAGTAGTTAGGCTATTTAATTGCGACAACAAAGACTTCTCTGAATATTTTAGAAAAAAGATCAATACTAAAGTTATAAAAGATGATGATAAGACAAGGACATTTCACTCATTTAGGCACACATTCATAAACAAGCTCATTCAAAGTGGCCAAAGGGTTGAGCATATAGCTGCCCTGGTAGGACACGAACAACAATACAAGATCACTATGAATACTTATGGCGAACCAGTAACTCCTAAAATTCTAAAGGATCTAGTTGAAGAGGTAAATTTTAATCAAGGAGGGGAAGGGTGA
- a CDS encoding cell surface protein, translating into MITSINGLSNTSIQETTIQKENIPKDTKDDEKAKIEALWYGPVGKSIKEIIDIDENEDNWVAKTISKIDNMLSKRYNTEQDRNAMSMKQPKTLEEAKDQVLIMYSDILRENSVDGKPTMMGKLIGLGTKEEEADLRAFMDSMSSLYPNENKESLSLLDRTDLSIDEFKTLFAKAREKATKDVEEQRKQIIKEEQEYNANFAKEQSEKKFKPMQVKKKYETYDINKDQKFIYARELLNFKEKRGIDVLELMQKIDKKQILNKMV; encoded by the coding sequence ATGATAACTAGCATAAACGGACTTAGCAACACATCGATACAAGAAACCACTATCCAAAAAGAAAATATCCCTAAAGATACCAAAGATGATGAAAAGGCCAAAATAGAAGCTTTATGGTATGGTCCAGTTGGAAAGAGCATAAAAGAGATTATTGACATAGACGAAAATGAAGATAATTGGGTTGCAAAAACGATAAGCAAAATAGATAATATGCTTTCTAAGCGTTACAATACCGAACAAGATCGCAACGCCATGTCGATGAAACAGCCAAAAACTTTAGAAGAAGCAAAAGATCAAGTCCTTATAATGTATTCTGATATATTAAGGGAAAACTCTGTTGATGGCAAGCCAACCATGATGGGCAAACTAATAGGTCTTGGCACAAAAGAAGAGGAGGCTGACCTAAGAGCTTTTATGGATAGCATGTCTTCTCTTTATCCAAATGAAAACAAGGAGTCGCTTAGTCTTTTAGATAGAACCGACCTAAGCATAGATGAATTTAAAACATTATTTGCCAAAGCAAGAGAGAAAGCTACAAAGGATGTTGAAGAACAAAGAAAGCAGATAATCAAAGAAGAACAAGAATACAATGCAAATTTTGCCAAAGAGCAAAGTGAGAAGAAATTTAAACCTATGCAGGTTAAAAAGAAGTATGAGACCTATGATATAAACAAGGATCAGAAATTTATATATGCAAGAGAGCTTTTAAATTTCAAAGAAAAAAGAGGCATAGACGTCTTAGAGCTTATGCAAAAGATAGATAAGAAGCAAATTTTAAATAAGATGGTTTAA
- a CDS encoding Cj0814 family flagellar-dependent secreted protein, translated as MINALGSYPLNLEQNIKVSTKASTNQTSSLVLGYKVDKDGYFTDEFNKQAGIPSDYKIHSSTLESLVRIETQPDYMQRAFDSIDILKTVNNAYKILSQVVGEDTLNSKDSFSLDEIRNFPQGFSYNRQSMQVTKIHNSIHEFGSAAADFNGKESNKQMISTLFFNPSFNGGDGRQPLKPTTDIFNNNNGGKENTVIGVFMDPHGEKYTNKDGSITKGGLIAAVINNNLDVREGETTVQGKREGYDKSIDSKEFNRAFELFDLMGEMKFGPGFINATDNDIAGMPKYMQDHIRSKRDFIYIDLQSGFVSTPKDRRRGYEEDELSFKKMMEHNLKMLKLLFGEIDKDGKKSKDFMDSFLKFSMPPLNLVKELNENPAGKHLVDMLGIKRDVDIKA; from the coding sequence ATGATAAACGCACTTGGTAGCTACCCCTTGAATTTAGAGCAGAATATAAAGGTATCAACCAAAGCTTCTACCAACCAAACCAGCTCTCTAGTTTTAGGCTATAAGGTAGATAAGGATGGCTACTTTACAGATGAGTTTAACAAGCAAGCTGGAATTCCAAGTGATTATAAAATTCACTCAAGCACGCTGGAGTCATTAGTCAGGATAGAGACGCAGCCTGACTATATGCAAAGGGCTTTTGACAGCATCGATATACTAAAAACAGTAAATAATGCCTACAAAATCCTCTCCCAAGTCGTTGGCGAAGACACACTAAACTCAAAAGATAGCTTTAGCTTAGATGAGATAAGAAATTTCCCTCAAGGCTTTTCTTATAACCGCCAAAGTATGCAAGTAACCAAAATCCATAACTCCATTCATGAATTTGGCTCGGCTGCGGCTGATTTTAACGGCAAAGAGTCAAATAAGCAGATGATAAGCACGCTCTTTTTCAATCCAAGCTTTAATGGCGGAGATGGCAGGCAGCCATTAAAGCCAACAACAGATATCTTTAACAACAACAATGGTGGCAAAGAAAATACGGTCATTGGTGTATTTATGGATCCGCATGGAGAGAAATACACTAATAAAGACGGCTCAATAACCAAAGGCGGACTTATAGCAGCCGTCATAAACAACAACCTTGATGTGAGAGAGGGCGAGACAACAGTACAAGGCAAAAGAGAAGGCTATGATAAGAGCATAGATAGTAAAGAATTTAATAGAGCTTTTGAGCTGTTTGATCTAATGGGTGAGATGAAATTTGGACCTGGCTTTATAAATGCTACCGATAACGATATAGCAGGTATGCCTAAATATATGCAAGATCATATTAGGTCTAAAAGAGACTTTATCTATATCGACTTACAAAGTGGCTTTGTCAGCACTCCTAAAGATAGACGTAGGGGGTATGAAGAAGACGAACTATCATTTAAAAAGATGATGGAGCATAATCTAAAAATGTTAAAGCTACTCTTTGGTGAGATAGATAAGGACGGCAAAAAGAGCAAGGACTTTATGGATAGCTTTTTGAAATTTAGCATGCCGCCTTTAAATTTAGTAAAAGAGCTAAATGAAAACCCAGCTGGAAAACATCTAGTAGATATGCTTGGTATAAAAAGAGATGTTGATATAAAGGCGTAA
- a CDS encoding Cj0814 family flagellar-dependent secreted protein, which produces MKVSYNSILTKQHYQKQTKSEGFANFLPNTPNINSISQTTTPKNDFVSSSAIDSLYQAKFTSQEGYGYSVDAKGFMGADFNKAAGLPQDFKIHKSTLDAIVLHNQKHPNFTNFSMNTKKDNVLFGEDSFANIDLANTIKQYYKIFDQISAGVISKGKEFY; this is translated from the coding sequence ATGAAAGTCTCTTATAACTCCATCTTAACAAAACAGCACTACCAAAAACAGACAAAAAGCGAAGGCTTTGCAAATTTCTTGCCTAACACTCCAAATATAAATTCGATCAGCCAAACCACTACTCCTAAAAATGACTTTGTTTCATCTAGCGCTATCGACTCTCTTTATCAGGCTAAATTTACTTCACAAGAGGGTTATGGATATAGTGTAGATGCTAAAGGATTTATGGGAGCTGATTTTAACAAAGCAGCAGGCTTGCCACAGGACTTTAAAATCCACAAAAGCACGCTTGATGCGATAGTGCTGCACAATCAAAAACACCCAAACTTTACAAATTTTTCAATGAATACAAAAAAAGATAATGTGCTATTTGGAGAGGATAGCTTTGCAAATATCGATCTAGCAAATACCATCAAACAATACTATAAAATTTTTGATCAAATTTCAGCTGGAGTGATCAGTAAGGGTAAAGAGTTTTACTAA
- a CDS encoding recombinase family protein → MRNYEKITALYERLSRDDELQGESNSIVNQKKILEEYAGKNNLSNIIHFTNDGISGTQFDRPGFMAMMNGVNQGNIIGCIIVKDMSRLGRDYLKVGQCMEILRQKGVRLIAINDNVDSFYREDDFTPFRNIMNEWYTRDTSRKIQSTFRSKGESGKHTASSPPYGYIKDEKDKDKWIVDEKAAEIVRRIFNLTMQGNGPYRIAKILESEKVDIPAYHQQKLGYGLHQSKVFEHPYRWCSSTIVSILKKQEYLGHTVNFKTRKHFKDKKSKYVSEENWLIFENTHEAIIDQETFDNVQRIRGNVKRYPDGWGEYHPLTGPYVLCRLWQ, encoded by the coding sequence ATGAGGAATTATGAAAAGATAACAGCACTCTATGAGAGATTAAGTCGTGATGATGAACTTCAAGGAGAAAGCAATTCTATTGTAAATCAAAAGAAAATCCTTGAAGAATATGCAGGTAAAAATAATTTAAGCAACATCATACATTTTACAAATGATGGAATAAGCGGAACACAGTTTGATAGACCGGGCTTTATGGCAATGATGAACGGAGTTAATCAAGGTAATATAATAGGTTGTATAATCGTAAAAGATATGAGTAGACTTGGCAGAGACTATCTTAAAGTCGGTCAATGTATGGAAATCTTAAGACAAAAGGGAGTTAGGCTCATTGCTATCAATGATAATGTAGATAGCTTTTATAGAGAAGATGATTTTACCCCTTTTAGAAATATTATGAATGAATGGTATACAAGAGATACTTCAAGAAAAATACAATCTACATTCAGGTCAAAGGGGGAAAGCGGAAAGCATACGGCAAGCTCTCCACCTTATGGATATATCAAAGATGAAAAAGACAAAGATAAGTGGATTGTAGATGAAAAAGCAGCGGAGATAGTAAGGAGAATATTCAATCTGACCATGCAAGGCAATGGTCCGTATCGAATAGCAAAGATATTGGAAAGTGAAAAAGTAGATATACCTGCTTACCATCAGCAAAAATTAGGATATGGACTACATCAAAGCAAAGTGTTTGAACATCCTTATCGTTGGTGCAGTTCTACAATTGTAAGTATCTTAAAGAAACAGGAATATTTAGGTCATACTGTAAACTTCAAAACAAGAAAGCATTTCAAGGATAAGAAAAGCAAATATGTATCTGAAGAAAACTGGCTGATATTTGAAAATACCCACGAGGCAATTATAGACCAAGAAACCTTTGATAATGTGCAAAGGATAAGAGGAAATGTAAAAAGGTATCCCGATGGTTGGGGAGAATATCACCCTTTAACTGGGCCTTATGTATTATGCAGATTGTGGCAGTAA